Proteins encoded together in one Electrophorus electricus isolate fEleEle1 chromosome 9, fEleEle1.pri, whole genome shotgun sequence window:
- the rfc5 gene encoding replication factor C subunit 5 translates to MASTSKIPLQTRNLPWVEKYRPQTLDDLISHQDILSTIQKFISEDRLPHLLFYGPPGTGKTSTILACAKQLYKNREFNSMVLELNASDDRGIDVVRGPILSFASTRTIFKKGFKLVILDEADAMTQDAQNALRRVIEKFTENTRFCLICNYLSKIIPALQSRCTRFRFGPLSQSQMIPRLEHVIQQENIDITPDGMKAIVTLSVGDMRRSLNILQSTHMAYGKVTEETVYTCTGHPLRSDIANILDWALNKDFSTAYKQILQLKTLKGLALHDILTEVHLLIHRVDFSLSVRMDLLIKLADIEYRLASGTSEKIQLSSMLAAFQAVRDIVVSDG, encoded by the exons GGTTGAAAAATACAGGCCACAGACCCTGGATGACTTGATCTCTCATCAGGACATTCTGAGTACAA TTCAGAAGTTCATCAGCGAAGACAGGCTGCCTCATTTGCTCTTTTACGGGCCTCCGGGAACAGGAAAAACTTCTACCATCTTGGCCTGTGCCAAGCAGCTCTACAAAAACAGAGAGTTCAACTCGATGGTTTTGGAG CTGAATGCGTCGGACGACCGCGGCATCGACGTGGTCCGTGGCCCCATCCTCAGCTTCGCCAGCACCAGGACCATTTTCAA AAAGGGCTTCAAGTTGGTGATCCTGGATGAAGCGGATGCTATGACCCAGGATGCACAGAATGCGTTGAGGAGAG tcaTTGAGAAGTTCACAGAGAACACTAGGTTCTGTTTGATCTGTAACTACCTGTCTAAGATCATTCCTGCGCTCCAGTCCCGATGTACACGCTTCCGGTTCGGCCCGCTGTCCCAGAGCCAGATGATTCCCAGACTAGAGCACGTTATCCAGCAGGAGAA cATTGACATCACTCCAGATGGCATGAAGGCTATTGTGACCCTGTCAGTGGGTGACATGAGAAggtcattaaacattttacag AGCACTCATATGGCCTATGGGAAAGTGACAGAAGAGACTGTTTACACGTGCACAGGCCACCCCCTACGGTCTGACATTGCCAACATACTGGACTGGGCCTTAAATAAAGACTTTTCTACGGCGTACAAGC AAATTCTGCAGTTGAAGACGCTGAAAGGTCTAGCACTGCATGACATTTTGACGGAGGTGCATCTGCTTATACACAGAG TGGACTTCTCCCTTTCCGTTCGGATGGACTTGCTCATTAAGCTTGCAGATATTGA GTATCGCCTTGCCTCCGGAACCAGCGAGAAGATCCAGCTGAGCTCAATGTTGGCTGCCTTCCAGGCAGTTAGGGATATAGTGGTCAGTGATGGCTAG
- the wsb2 gene encoding WD repeat and SOCS box-containing protein 2 isoform X2, whose protein sequence is MGYGVVKVLRWRLPANDCADSNDSEEKTLNCEHTVWGMAFGPRLSNRATAVGEIGKGLHLVTGLHTGVIKVWAVSTGQLLLSLTGHKSVVRDLVFAPNGTLTLVSASRDKTLRIWDLSKKGAPCRVLTGPNYWVFKCSVSPDSSMIASVCNLDSKAYLWSLRSHTLIRILKYDHERTMISCDFSMDGALLAIGSFHTKTGWWLDLWDPYTADHLTKIEDCDTCIYKNDNLLTALSFSPVAPQLAFKDYRALQIWDMEQDKLVLESDHNRVSGICCAFHPLGSIIATGCRDGHVKFWRVPRLVPSLRHLCRTALRHSVSTFQVRALPLPKKLLDFLTYRTIPKRKILRCTEHHR, encoded by the exons ATGGGTTATGGTGTTGTGAAAGTGCTCCGCTGGCGTCTACCGGCCAATGA CTGTGCTGATTCTAATGACAGTGAAGAGAAAACGCTGAACTGCGAGCATACTGTTTGGGGGATGGCGTTTGGACCGCGCCTGTCAAATCGCGCAACGGCTGTCGGGGAGATTGGGAAAGGACTGCACCTAGTAACCGGCCTCCACACCGGTGTGATCAAGGTGTGGGCCGTCTCTACCG GGCAGCTACTGTTAAGTTTGACTGGACACAAGTCTGTTGTCAGAGATTTGGTTTTCGCACCAAACGGAACTCTCACTCTCGTATCGGCCTCCAGAGACAAAACATTGAGAATCTGGGACTTGTCAAAGAAAG GTGCACCGTGTCGTGTCCTGACTGGCCCAAACTACTGGGTGTTCAAATGTTCTGTCTCTCCAGACAGCAGCATGATCGCCTCGGTTTGCAATCTCGACTCG AAAGCTTATCTATGGAGCCTGAGATCCCACACCCTCATCAGGATCCTGAAATATGACCATGAGCGTACCATGATATCGTGTGATTTCTCTATGGATGGAGCACTGCTTGCTATCGGTTCATTTCACACTAAGACAGGATGGTGGCTGGACTTATGGGATCCCTACACTGCTGATCACCTGACTAAAATAGA GGACTGTGacacatgtatatacaaaaATGACAATCTGCTCACAGCTTTGAGTTTCTCACCTGTAGCCCCTCAACTGGCATTCAAAGACTATAG GGCGTTACAGATTTGGGACATGGAACAAGATAAACTGGTTTTGGAGTCGGATCATAACCGGGTCAGCGGGATATGCTGTGCCTTTCACCCTTTGGGTAGCATCATTGCTACAGG ATGTCGAGATGGTCACGTTAAGTTCTGGAGAGTTCCACGCCTAGTTCCAAGCCTGCGCCACCTGTGTCGGACTGCACTTAGACACTCGGTGTCCACCTTTCAGGTGAGGGCTCTGCCCCTCCCAAAGAAACTCCTGGACTTTCTCACCTACAGGACCATTCCTAAGAGAAAAATCTTACGATGTACTGAACACCACCGCTGA
- the vsig10 gene encoding V-set and immunoglobulin domain-containing protein 10 isoform X2: MKIFGIVFLYFYLCQSADEQTQRVRTGQVGRSVLLPCLEGPVLTPPLVTIWRKYEMIVVTHNHSQPVSTGHFSVLNDGSLKINGLMTIDQGVYRCETQPDSGPAYGSILLQIAGGLDAVEMDIKPAKSLPNGTLFIHKGTNVSFNCSSKSYPSQSLTWTFEDLINKDDRIAFGNGSSLHFMISNLQPSQQGNYTCRAQNSLSNSTAMKRQELLVYYSPETHPDCSWALISQPNLVHFNCSWYGGYPAPKLQVFLGHRTDGMRTITSLEDTENLEVTLNRTMLYEGQKIKCVAQHIVQRSSEEKSCSFTLTAPYPEGDPLVAALEGSNITLKCSEASSLPPAVTVWQRGEIHESIVPSSKYILAGRGPLYTLTIVNVTKEDEGLYFCWSENALTAKELEVFLTVRSSADNSGAVVGVFISVLIVVAGITLGLLAYSHRDRICLGFRFGRLEEDRTDVMSLVESDEEEVFDETIPRLPPLSNGQVPIPATTLVEIHQIQSSDHEDNVNDTDQADEYQIPPE, translated from the exons atgaaaatatttggAATAGTTTTTCTCTACTTCTATCTATGTCAGTCAG CGGACGAGCAAACGCAGCGAGTTAGGACCGGGCAGGTGGGAAGGAGCGTCTTGTTACCATGCCTCGAAGGTCCAGTGCTCACACCGCCGTTAGTGACCATCTGGAGAAAGTACGAAATGATAGTGGTCACGCACAATCACTCTCAGCCGGTCAGCACGGGGCATTTTTCCGTGCTGAACGATGGAAGCTTAAAAATCAATGGCCTGATGACTATTGACCAGGGCGTATATCGGTGTGAAACCCAGCCAGACAGTGGTCCTGCTTATGGGAGTATTCTGCTACAGATTGCTG gtggGCTGGACGCTGTGGAAATGGACATCAAACCAGCAAAATCCTTACCCAATGGAACACTGTTCATACACAAAGGCACCAATGTTTCTTTTAACTGTTCAAGCAAGTCTTACCCCTCGCAGAGCCTTACATGGACGTTTGAAGATTTAATTAATAAAGATGACAGGATAGCATTTGGAAATGGGtcatcactgcacttcatgatCTCCAACCTTCAGCCAAGTCAACAAGGGAACTACACCTGCAGAGCCCAGAACAGCCTCTCCAACAGTACAGCAATGAAGAGACAGGAACTACTAGTCTACT ATTCTCCAGAGACACACCCAGACTGCAGTTGGGCCCTGATCAGTCAGCCTAACCTGGTCCACTTCAACTGCAGCTGGTATGGGGGCTATCCTGCCCCCAAGCTCCAGGTGTTCCTGGGCCATAGAACAGATGGAATGCGCACAATCACCTCCTTAGAGGACACGGAGAATTTAGAGGTGACCCTAAACAGGACCATGCTGTATGAGGGACAGAAGATAAAATGTGTGGCACAACACATTGTACAAAGGTCCAGTGAAGAGAAATCCTGCTCCTTCACACTCA CGGCCCCTTACCCAGAGGGAGATCCTCTGGTGGCTGCTCTGGAGGGCAGTAATATCACATTAAAATGCTCCGAGGCcagctctctccctcctgctgtgACTGTATGGCAGCGAGGGGAGATTCACGAGTCCATAGTCCCCAGCTCTAAGTATATCCTGGCTGGAAGAGGTCCTTTGTACACCCTCACCATAGTCAATGTGACGAAGGAGGATGAAGGATTATATTTCTGCTGGAGTGAAAACGCTCTGACTGCGAAGGAGCTGGAGGTCTTCCTCACTGTCAGAT CCTCTGCAGATAATTCTGGGGCAGTGGTCGGCGTCTTCATCTCCGTTTTGATTGTGGTGGCTGGGATAACTTTGGGCTTGCTGGCATACTCCCACCGAGACAGAATATGTCTGG GTTTTCGATTTGG TCGTTTAGAAGAGGACAGGACAGACGTCATGAGTCTTGTCGAGTCAGACGAAGAAGAGGTTTTTGACGAAACCATTCCCAGACTCCCTCCTCTAAGTAACGGCCAGGTTCCTATACCCGCAACTACACTCGTAGAAATTCACCAGATCCAGTCCA GTGATCATGAAGATAATGTGAATGACACAGACCAAGCAGACGAATACCAGATACCACCAGAGTAA
- the wsb2 gene encoding WD repeat and SOCS box-containing protein 2 isoform X1 translates to MCTTTENATQDDSDDLILELEPFHHPRLYGTAGCETWSVCFSPDGSHFAWSMGYGVVKVLRWRLPANDCADSNDSEEKTLNCEHTVWGMAFGPRLSNRATAVGEIGKGLHLVTGLHTGVIKVWAVSTGQLLLSLTGHKSVVRDLVFAPNGTLTLVSASRDKTLRIWDLSKKGAPCRVLTGPNYWVFKCSVSPDSSMIASVCNLDSKAYLWSLRSHTLIRILKYDHERTMISCDFSMDGALLAIGSFHTKTGWWLDLWDPYTADHLTKIEDCDTCIYKNDNLLTALSFSPVAPQLAFKDYRALQIWDMEQDKLVLESDHNRVSGICCAFHPLGSIIATGCRDGHVKFWRVPRLVPSLRHLCRTALRHSVSTFQVRALPLPKKLLDFLTYRTIPKRKILRCTEHHR, encoded by the exons ATGTGTACTACGACTGAAAATGCAACACAAGACG ATTCCGATGATTTAATCTTGGAGCTTGAACCTTTTCATCACCCACGTCTATATGGTACCGCCGGTTGCGAGACATGGAGCGTCTGCTTTTCACCAGACGGGTCGCACTTTGCCTGGTCGATGGGTTATGGTGTTGTGAAAGTGCTCCGCTGGCGTCTACCGGCCAATGA CTGTGCTGATTCTAATGACAGTGAAGAGAAAACGCTGAACTGCGAGCATACTGTTTGGGGGATGGCGTTTGGACCGCGCCTGTCAAATCGCGCAACGGCTGTCGGGGAGATTGGGAAAGGACTGCACCTAGTAACCGGCCTCCACACCGGTGTGATCAAGGTGTGGGCCGTCTCTACCG GGCAGCTACTGTTAAGTTTGACTGGACACAAGTCTGTTGTCAGAGATTTGGTTTTCGCACCAAACGGAACTCTCACTCTCGTATCGGCCTCCAGAGACAAAACATTGAGAATCTGGGACTTGTCAAAGAAAG GTGCACCGTGTCGTGTCCTGACTGGCCCAAACTACTGGGTGTTCAAATGTTCTGTCTCTCCAGACAGCAGCATGATCGCCTCGGTTTGCAATCTCGACTCG AAAGCTTATCTATGGAGCCTGAGATCCCACACCCTCATCAGGATCCTGAAATATGACCATGAGCGTACCATGATATCGTGTGATTTCTCTATGGATGGAGCACTGCTTGCTATCGGTTCATTTCACACTAAGACAGGATGGTGGCTGGACTTATGGGATCCCTACACTGCTGATCACCTGACTAAAATAGA GGACTGTGacacatgtatatacaaaaATGACAATCTGCTCACAGCTTTGAGTTTCTCACCTGTAGCCCCTCAACTGGCATTCAAAGACTATAG GGCGTTACAGATTTGGGACATGGAACAAGATAAACTGGTTTTGGAGTCGGATCATAACCGGGTCAGCGGGATATGCTGTGCCTTTCACCCTTTGGGTAGCATCATTGCTACAGG ATGTCGAGATGGTCACGTTAAGTTCTGGAGAGTTCCACGCCTAGTTCCAAGCCTGCGCCACCTGTGTCGGACTGCACTTAGACACTCGGTGTCCACCTTTCAGGTGAGGGCTCTGCCCCTCCCAAAGAAACTCCTGGACTTTCTCACCTACAGGACCATTCCTAAGAGAAAAATCTTACGATGTACTGAACACCACCGCTGA
- the si:dkey-98f17.5 gene encoding uncharacterized protein si:dkey-98f17.5: MSGGRKSRSVANALETVITTPSERLLKESHSLYVDNENGLVKIAACLGLRLLPPRKKIIVMIMGNHSAGKSSFINWYVEEHIQKTGVAIETQGFTFITSGRKRESLTGNATLHLYPHFRPLLEFKGIMDYLSAEISTSKQKKFSLVTFMDTPGLVDGDMVYPFDVNSAITSFGEQADLIFVFFDPMGQALCKRTLDIVEKLSDKCGDKLHFCLSKADEAGKETDRQRVMMQIVQELCRRPGLNKCGFEMPTIYIPNPQKPSRCVNQINEVCEAIEKSINQAVQKSLDQLDKDCDLITTSISNKLAQDRAEISYNKSSRFNSFLCGVLAVFLPTLFILSFLIDTFFPEDLNTLVGEEFATALYFFMRIVLYLWQWIPEDGQFVSVIIFGAMCYFFFVLSRYFARQRSKTLTKKEKKKLIEYIEYVQDVIKAKKMRLYEEYLQQCAAEYDL; encoded by the exons ATGTCGGGCGGTAGGAAGTCCCGGTCAGTGGCTAACGCTTTGGAAACAGTCATAACTACGCCGAGCGAAAGACTTTTGAAAGAATCTCACAGTTTGTATGTCGACAATGAGAACG GCCTTGTGAAAATTGCAGCCTGTCTGGGACTGAGATTGTTGCCACCTCGTAAGAAGATAATTGTGATGATTATGGGAAACCACTCAGCTGGGAAAAGTTCCTTTATTAACTG GTACGTGGAGGAGCACATTCAAAAGACTGGCGTTGCCATAGAAACTCAAGGGTTCACGTTCATAACCAGTGGCAGAAAAAGAGAATCCCTGACC GGGAATGCCACACTCCACCTTTACCCGCATTTCCGGCCGCTTCTGGAGTTTAAAG GTATCATGGATTATCTGTCTGCTGAGATCTCCACCTCCAAACAGAAGAAGTTTAGCCTGGTGACATTCATGGACACCCCAGGTCTAGTGGACGGAGACATGGTCTACCCATTCGATGTCAACAGTGCCATCACATCATTTG GTGAGCAAGCGGATCTGATCTTCGTGTTCTTCGACCCAATGGGTCAGGCGCTGTGTAAGCGAACGCTGGACATCGTGGAGAAGTTGAGCGACAAATGTGGAGACAAACTGCACTTCTGCCTCAGCAAAGCTGACGAAGCCggcaaagagacagacagacag AGAGTGATGATGCAGATAGTTCAAGAGCTGTGCCGTAGACCGGGCCTTAACAAATGTGGCTTCGAAATGCCCACAATATACATACCCAACCCACAGAAA CCCAGCAGGTGTGTGAACCAGATCAATGAGGTGTGCGAGGCAATAGAGAAGAGCATTAACCAAGCGGTGCAGAAAAGCCTGGACCAGCTAGACAAAGACTGTGACCTCATCACCACCAGCATCAGCAATAAGCTGGCCCAAGACAG GGCTGAAATTAGCTATAATAAGAGCAGCCGCTTTAATTCCTTCCTCTGCGGAGTCCTGGCAGTCTTCCTTCCCACACTCTTCATCCTCAGCTTCCTCATCGACACCTTCTTCCCCGAGGACCTGAACACCCTGGTGGGGGAGGAGTTTGCCACGGCTCTCTACTTTTTCATG AGGATAGTATTGTATCTGTGGCAGTGGATCCCAGAAGATGGACAGTTCGTTTCTGTGATTATCTTTGGAGCAATGTGCTACTTCTTCTTTGTCCTTTCCAGGTATTTCGCCCG CCAGAGAAGTAAGACtctgacaaagaaagagaagaagaaattgATCGAGTACATTGAATATGTTCAGGACGTCATCAAAGCCAAAAAG ATGAGGCTGTATGAGGAATACCTACAGCAGTGTGCTGCAGAATATGACTTATAA
- the vsig10 gene encoding V-set and immunoglobulin domain-containing protein 10 isoform X1, whose product MKIFGIVFLYFYLCQSGPADEQTQRVRTGQVGRSVLLPCLEGPVLTPPLVTIWRKYEMIVVTHNHSQPVSTGHFSVLNDGSLKINGLMTIDQGVYRCETQPDSGPAYGSILLQIAGGLDAVEMDIKPAKSLPNGTLFIHKGTNVSFNCSSKSYPSQSLTWTFEDLINKDDRIAFGNGSSLHFMISNLQPSQQGNYTCRAQNSLSNSTAMKRQELLVYYSPETHPDCSWALISQPNLVHFNCSWYGGYPAPKLQVFLGHRTDGMRTITSLEDTENLEVTLNRTMLYEGQKIKCVAQHIVQRSSEEKSCSFTLTAPYPEGDPLVAALEGSNITLKCSEASSLPPAVTVWQRGEIHESIVPSSKYILAGRGPLYTLTIVNVTKEDEGLYFCWSENALTAKELEVFLTVRSSADNSGAVVGVFISVLIVVAGITLGLLAYSHRDRICLGFRFGRLEEDRTDVMSLVESDEEEVFDETIPRLPPLSNGQVPIPATTLVEIHQIQSSDHEDNVNDTDQADEYQIPPE is encoded by the exons atgaaaatatttggAATAGTTTTTCTCTACTTCTATCTATGTCAGTCAG gCCCAGCGGACGAGCAAACGCAGCGAGTTAGGACCGGGCAGGTGGGAAGGAGCGTCTTGTTACCATGCCTCGAAGGTCCAGTGCTCACACCGCCGTTAGTGACCATCTGGAGAAAGTACGAAATGATAGTGGTCACGCACAATCACTCTCAGCCGGTCAGCACGGGGCATTTTTCCGTGCTGAACGATGGAAGCTTAAAAATCAATGGCCTGATGACTATTGACCAGGGCGTATATCGGTGTGAAACCCAGCCAGACAGTGGTCCTGCTTATGGGAGTATTCTGCTACAGATTGCTG gtggGCTGGACGCTGTGGAAATGGACATCAAACCAGCAAAATCCTTACCCAATGGAACACTGTTCATACACAAAGGCACCAATGTTTCTTTTAACTGTTCAAGCAAGTCTTACCCCTCGCAGAGCCTTACATGGACGTTTGAAGATTTAATTAATAAAGATGACAGGATAGCATTTGGAAATGGGtcatcactgcacttcatgatCTCCAACCTTCAGCCAAGTCAACAAGGGAACTACACCTGCAGAGCCCAGAACAGCCTCTCCAACAGTACAGCAATGAAGAGACAGGAACTACTAGTCTACT ATTCTCCAGAGACACACCCAGACTGCAGTTGGGCCCTGATCAGTCAGCCTAACCTGGTCCACTTCAACTGCAGCTGGTATGGGGGCTATCCTGCCCCCAAGCTCCAGGTGTTCCTGGGCCATAGAACAGATGGAATGCGCACAATCACCTCCTTAGAGGACACGGAGAATTTAGAGGTGACCCTAAACAGGACCATGCTGTATGAGGGACAGAAGATAAAATGTGTGGCACAACACATTGTACAAAGGTCCAGTGAAGAGAAATCCTGCTCCTTCACACTCA CGGCCCCTTACCCAGAGGGAGATCCTCTGGTGGCTGCTCTGGAGGGCAGTAATATCACATTAAAATGCTCCGAGGCcagctctctccctcctgctgtgACTGTATGGCAGCGAGGGGAGATTCACGAGTCCATAGTCCCCAGCTCTAAGTATATCCTGGCTGGAAGAGGTCCTTTGTACACCCTCACCATAGTCAATGTGACGAAGGAGGATGAAGGATTATATTTCTGCTGGAGTGAAAACGCTCTGACTGCGAAGGAGCTGGAGGTCTTCCTCACTGTCAGAT CCTCTGCAGATAATTCTGGGGCAGTGGTCGGCGTCTTCATCTCCGTTTTGATTGTGGTGGCTGGGATAACTTTGGGCTTGCTGGCATACTCCCACCGAGACAGAATATGTCTGG GTTTTCGATTTGG TCGTTTAGAAGAGGACAGGACAGACGTCATGAGTCTTGTCGAGTCAGACGAAGAAGAGGTTTTTGACGAAACCATTCCCAGACTCCCTCCTCTAAGTAACGGCCAGGTTCCTATACCCGCAACTACACTCGTAGAAATTCACCAGATCCAGTCCA GTGATCATGAAGATAATGTGAATGACACAGACCAAGCAGACGAATACCAGATACCACCAGAGTAA